The Haloarcula rubripromontorii region CCTACGGGGCGTAGTAGTACTCGCCGGCGTTCTTCTGTTCGCGGTCCAGTTGCGAGTCGGGCTTGTTGATGCGCGGCCGTGAGGTCCGCTCGTCCCGGCGGAAGGTGATATCGAGGTTCTTGAGGAACTCGTTCATCCCCTCGCGCATGCCCTGTGGTGGCGCGGCGTGGCCGCTTTTGGCCGGCTCGCCATCGAAGACGAGCAGGCGGTCGGCCAGCAGGTCGATCATGTAGATGTCGTGGTCGATGACCATCGCCGTCGCGTCGTGGTTCTCGGCGTAGCGCCGGATGGCCGATGTCGCCATGACCCGCTGTTCCACGTCGAGGTGCGCCGAGGGCTCGTCGAGCAGGTAGAGGTCGGCGTCCTTCGAGAGGCAGGCCGCGATGGCGACCCGCTGTCGCTCCCCGCCCGAGAGGTCAGTGAGCTGCTGTTCCATCACCGACTCCAGCTGCAGCGGCTGTGCGATTTCGGTGTTCCAGTAGGAACTGCCGAAGTCGTCGGTAATCGACGCGAGGAACGCGTCGACCCGCATCGGCTGGTCGATTTCGATGTACTGGGGCTTGTAAGCGATGTCGAGGCTGGTGTCGATTTCGCCCGCAGTCGGTTCGAGCCGCCCGGCGAGCATCTTCGCGAACGTCGACTTCCCGATGCCGTTCGGGCCGACGACGCCCAGTACTTCGCTCTCGCGGATGGTGCCGGCCTCCACGTCCAGCGAGAACTCGCCGTCGCCGTAGCTCTTCTGGAGTTCGGGGTACTCGATGACCACGTCGCCAGTGGAGGCAGTCCGTGGCGCGTGTTCCTCGAACTCGATTTCCGTCTGGCGGACCCGCATGTTCTCGTTTTCGAGGTAACCGGAGAGGTATTCGTTGATGCCCTTCTTCGTCGATTTGGGCGGTGTGATGATACCGAACGCGCCGGGCGTCCCGTAGGCGACGTTGATGTTATCGGCGAGCAGGTCCAGGATGGCGAGGTCGTGCTCGACGACGAGCATCGAACGGTCCTCTTCCTCGGCGAGTTCGCGGATGAGCCGCGCGGCGGTCATCCGCTGGCCGATATCCAGATACGGCGTTATCTCGTCGAGGAAGTAGAAGTCGGCGTCACGGGCCAGCGTGGCGACGAGCGCGACGCGCTGGAGTTCCCCGCCCGAGAGGTCGTCGATGTGGTTGTCCACGACCGGGCCGATGCCGGTCCGCTCGATGAGGTACTCCAGTTCGCCCCGCTCGTCGGTCTGGTCGAGTAGCTGCCGCGCCTTGCCGTCGAACTGGTCCGGAATCCGGTCGACGTACTGGGGCTTGCGAGCGACGGTCACGTCGCCGTCGCGCATCTGTTCGAGGTACTCCTGCAGGGCAGTCCCCCGGTACTCGTCGAGAATTTCGTCCCAGTTCGGCTCCTCGCCGTAGCGGCCCAGATTTGGCTGCATCTCGTCGGCGAGGATGCGGACGGCGGTGGTCTTCCCGATGC contains the following coding sequences:
- a CDS encoding ribosome biogenesis/translation initiation ATPase RLI — its product is MAEDSIAVVDLERCQPDRCNYECMNYCPPNRSGKECIVKREDEYEEDEPFEGQPDQVRISEEICLGESCGICVNKCPFDAIEIINLPQELTDDPVHRYGENAFALYGLPSPAEGQVTGILGPNGIGKTTAVRILADEMQPNLGRYGEEPNWDEILDEYRGTALQEYLEQMRDGDVTVARKPQYVDRIPDQFDGKARQLLDQTDERGELEYLIERTGIGPVVDNHIDDLSGGELQRVALVATLARDADFYFLDEITPYLDIGQRMTAARLIRELAEEEDRSMLVVEHDLAILDLLADNINVAYGTPGAFGIITPPKSTKKGINEYLSGYLENENMRVRQTEIEFEEHAPRTASTGDVVIEYPELQKSYGDGEFSLDVEAGTIRESEVLGVVGPNGIGKSTFAKMLAGRLEPTAGEIDTSLDIAYKPQYIEIDQPMRVDAFLASITDDFGSSYWNTEIAQPLQLESVMEQQLTDLSGGERQRVAIAACLSKDADLYLLDEPSAHLDVEQRVMATSAIRRYAENHDATAMVIDHDIYMIDLLADRLLVFDGEPAKSGHAAPPQGMREGMNEFLKNLDITFRRDERTSRPRINKPDSQLDREQKNAGEYYYAP